One genomic window of Candidatus Nezhaarchaeales archaeon includes the following:
- a CDS encoding UPF0179 family protein → MRIIALIGKAQARKGFRFVYSGISRQCLSCKLRPVCVDKLEVGRVYEVVAVRERVHPCELHEGGVRVVELEEAPVLAAIPSKLACEGAIVTFNPITCQNTKCAAYQYCCTQALRAGDKCFVEKVHEKLECRKGLSLRLSSLRRL, encoded by the coding sequence ATGAGGATTATTGCCCTAATAGGTAAGGCACAGGCCAGGAAAGGCTTCCGGTTCGTGTATAGCGGTATTAGTAGACAATGCTTATCTTGTAAGCTCAGACCGGTATGCGTTGATAAACTGGAGGTTGGCCGAGTCTACGAAGTCGTAGCAGTTAGGGAGAGGGTACACCCCTGCGAACTCCATGAAGGAGGGGTACGTGTCGTAGAGCTAGAGGAGGCCCCCGTATTAGCAGCAATACCTTCAAAGCTGGCTTGCGAAGGGGCTATAGTAACATTTAACCCTATAACCTGCCAGAACACTAAATGCGCAGCATATCAATACTGCTGTACGCAGGCTTTAAGGGCTGGGGATAAATGCTTCGTAGAGAAAGTACATGAGAAGCTGGAATGCCGTAAAGGCTTAAGCCTGAGGCTCTCCTCTCTAAGGAGGCTTTGA
- a CDS encoding DNA-binding protein: MMKDVKEARAGRFFIGKLQHGSDLLTAIEDLAEQFNVKVGVFTVIGAVKRACLSYYDQERKRYLDTVVEKPLELLSCVGNISKMEGKTVVHAHVTLIDREGRVYGGHLKPGTQVFLGEIHLQEVVGVDVQRRYDEVTGLNVFY, encoded by the coding sequence TGGAAGGTTTTTCATCGGAAAACTTCAGCATGGTTCCGACCTGCTGACGGCTATCGAAGACCTCGCGGAACAGTTTAATGTGAAGGTAGGTGTTTTCACGGTTATAGGCGCTGTTAAAAGAGCATGTTTAAGCTACTACGACCAAGAACGTAAGAGGTATCTAGATACTGTGGTTGAGAAGCCGCTTGAACTTTTATCCTGCGTTGGTAACATATCTAAGATGGAGGGTAAGACCGTAGTTCATGCCCACGTTACTTTAATCGACCGTGAAGGCAGAGTTTACGGTGGCCATCTTAAGCCTGGGACGCAAGTATTTCTTGGGGAAATCCATCTGCAGGAGGTTGTAGGCGTAGATGTTCAAAGGAGGTATGATGAGGTCACCGGGTTGAACGTGTTCTATTAA
- a CDS encoding ribbon-helix-helix protein, CopG family, with the protein MLRRAVNCRLRLISIHVPEMYDRNVRELIKMGRYVSYGEVIRVAILNLIDDINRSMYEFPFTRSRLKPICG; encoded by the coding sequence ATGTTGAGAAGAGCGGTTAACTGTAGACTTAGACTTATAAGTATTCACGTCCCCGAGATGTATGATAGGAATGTAAGGGAGCTTATTAAGATGGGGCGCTACGTAAGCTATGGGGAGGTTATACGAGTAGCAATATTAAACCTAATCGATGACATCAACAGGAGCATGTATGAGTTTCCATTTACACGGAGCCGATTAAAGCCGATCTGCGGCTAG
- a CDS encoding FKBP-type peptidyl-prolyl cis-trans isomerase — protein sequence MPLQKGDFILIDYVAKVKDTDTVIDLTREDVAKKVKFYKPDGIYEPKLVKLDEGWLPKGLEEALLTMEVGEERTIEIPPEKAFGLRDPSNVKVLPARELVKRGITPRVGGQVELDNKTAIIRSVGGGRVTLDFNHPLAGKTIVYTVKVVSKVELDQDKVLELIHRRVPTIPKDKFKVQIEGSSLTITLPEEAFSVGDIQYAKRGLLNDIEKYLPSIEKVTYLETFTLRRSKPP from the coding sequence ATGCCGCTTCAAAAAGGGGACTTCATATTGATAGATTACGTGGCTAAAGTTAAGGATACTGATACCGTTATAGACTTGACGAGGGAGGACGTAGCTAAGAAGGTTAAATTCTATAAGCCTGACGGAATCTACGAGCCTAAGCTGGTAAAGCTTGATGAAGGCTGGTTGCCGAAGGGCCTTGAAGAGGCCCTACTGACCATGGAGGTAGGAGAGGAGAGGACCATAGAAATCCCCCCTGAAAAGGCCTTTGGGTTAAGGGATCCAAGCAATGTTAAAGTGCTACCCGCCCGTGAATTAGTAAAGAGAGGTATAACTCCACGTGTAGGAGGTCAAGTTGAACTAGATAACAAGACGGCAATCATAAGGAGTGTGGGTGGCGGTAGGGTTACCTTGGACTTTAACCACCCTTTAGCCGGTAAAACCATCGTCTACACGGTTAAAGTGGTAAGTAAGGTGGAACTTGATCAGGATAAGGTCTTGGAGCTTATACATAGGAGGGTGCCAACGATACCTAAGGATAAGTTTAAGGTACAGATAGAAGGTTCATCGTTAACAATAACTCTGCCCGAGGAAGCTTTCTCGGTTGGAGATATCCAATACGCTAAGCGCGGTTTACTAAATGATATCGAGAAGTATTTACCATCAATTGAGAAAGTTACCTACTTAGAGACGTTTACGCTTAGACGTTCAAAGCCTCCTTAG
- a CDS encoding NAD(P)-dependent glycerol-1-phosphate dehydrogenase — protein MKTLTPSRHEIMLPSYIIVGEGVIKRVGEVISRFEVKGKALVLIGEKVEGIVSDHISISLRERSISFDSVVIKEASSEEIAKAIEVAKEENPKVILGVGGGSVIDVAKLTANEVNANFVSVPTAASHDGIASPVVSIKGSPSKFVKVPSAIVADIDVISKAPHRLIASGCGDIIAKLTAVRDWELAHKLKGEYYGDYAASLARMSALMIVRHAEAIAKGSGSGIRLLVEALISCGVAMCIAGSSRPCSGSEHLFSHALDLVAPKPALHGEQCGVGTIMMSYLHKMKWYFIRKVLKTVGAPTTAKELGVHDYYIVKALTIAHKIRDRYTILGESGLSEDAAERLAKATGVID, from the coding sequence TTGAAGACTTTAACCCCATCCAGACATGAAATAATGCTACCCAGCTACATCATAGTGGGTGAAGGCGTCATAAAGCGTGTAGGGGAGGTTATTAGTAGGTTCGAAGTAAAGGGTAAAGCCTTAGTACTTATAGGTGAAAAGGTTGAAGGCATTGTTAGTGATCATATTTCTATTTCTCTAAGGGAGCGTAGCATAAGCTTTGACTCAGTAGTAATTAAAGAGGCTAGTAGTGAAGAGATAGCTAAGGCTATTGAGGTAGCTAAGGAGGAAAACCCCAAGGTAATTTTAGGTGTTGGAGGCGGTAGTGTTATCGATGTGGCTAAGCTAACCGCTAACGAGGTTAACGCCAACTTCGTAAGCGTGCCAACGGCCGCATCTCATGATGGGATAGCTTCACCGGTCGTCTCCATAAAGGGGTCGCCCTCAAAATTCGTAAAAGTACCCTCCGCTATAGTTGCCGATATAGACGTCATTTCAAAGGCACCTCACAGGCTTATAGCTAGCGGCTGCGGTGACATAATAGCTAAACTAACCGCTGTAAGAGATTGGGAATTAGCCCATAAGTTAAAGGGCGAGTATTATGGCGACTATGCTGCTTCGCTTGCAAGGATGTCAGCATTAATGATCGTAAGGCACGCCGAAGCTATAGCTAAAGGAAGCGGAAGCGGTATCAGATTGTTAGTTGAAGCGTTAATTTCATGCGGTGTAGCGATGTGTATCGCCGGATCCTCAAGGCCTTGCTCCGGCTCTGAACATCTATTCTCGCATGCCCTAGACCTAGTGGCCCCTAAACCAGCCTTACACGGGGAGCAGTGCGGGGTAGGAACGATTATGATGTCCTACCTACATAAGATGAAGTGGTACTTCATCAGGAAGGTGCTTAAAACCGTTGGAGCGCCAACAACAGCTAAAGAGCTAGGAGTGCATGATTACTATATAGTTAAAGCCTTAACCATAGCCCATAAGATAAGGGACAGATATACAATACTTGGAGAAAGTGGGTTATCCGAGGATGCAGCTGAACGCTTAGCTAAAGCAACGGGGGTTATCGACTAA
- the metG gene encoding methionine--tRNA ligase → MTSNQPTVVTAALPYANGDLHIGHVISTYIPADIYVRFLRLKGVDVVFVCGSDDHGTPIEIAALKSGTTPLRYADYYRARHIEDFKALGINFDNYHRTHSEENLELTNSFLLKAYENGYIYKREVEHFYCEKDRKFLPDRFVKGTCPYCGAPDQYSDVCERCGRVIEASKILRPTCAICGSTPRLRKAIHFFFKLSAFKDALYTWLSQSSEDDFPKEVVNYVLSWIKAGLDDWDITREDYWGFKLPFKEAEEDQYAYVWVDAPIGYIASTVNYSKRTGVSWERYWRNSYARIVHFIGKDIIYHHFIFWPALLLAAGFHLPKKYVVNGYVTFEGEKLSKSRGWLIPVRYMTQRYPADYIRFYAALKSSNTIKDTDFSFKEFQERINGDLADNIGNFAHRVLLFAYRFFNEEVPKPGEFNEEDLRFKEFIERLPNDVEKTYELAIFSKSLEKILTAFAEANRYLNLKEPWRKVKENVKEAGTTIYLALNFLRDGMIYLYPIIPNISITVLGYLYDDVGKELTWSSTGKMMLKPGQRVKKPIPAVRKIANEEVEEDLKALKSGRFAVSV, encoded by the coding sequence ATGACGTCTAATCAACCGACAGTGGTAACAGCTGCCCTACCCTATGCTAATGGAGACTTACATATAGGTCACGTTATAAGCACCTATATTCCAGCTGATATCTACGTTAGGTTTCTACGTTTAAAGGGTGTCGACGTTGTATTTGTATGTGGTAGTGATGACCATGGAACGCCTATTGAAATCGCGGCCTTAAAATCGGGAACTACACCTTTACGGTACGCTGATTACTATAGGGCTAGGCATATTGAGGACTTTAAGGCTTTAGGGATTAACTTTGATAATTATCATCGTACTCATAGTGAAGAGAATTTAGAGTTAACTAATAGTTTTCTACTTAAGGCTTACGAAAACGGCTATATATACAAGAGGGAGGTTGAACACTTCTATTGCGAGAAAGATCGTAAATTTTTACCGGATCGCTTCGTTAAGGGTACGTGTCCTTACTGCGGCGCCCCTGATCAGTATAGTGATGTTTGTGAGCGTTGCGGAAGGGTTATCGAAGCAAGTAAAATACTAAGGCCTACGTGCGCGATTTGTGGTTCAACCCCCCGTTTAAGGAAGGCTATCCACTTCTTCTTTAAATTAAGCGCTTTTAAAGATGCTCTTTACACGTGGCTTTCTCAATCCTCTGAGGATGACTTCCCTAAGGAAGTCGTTAACTACGTTTTAAGCTGGATCAAAGCTGGATTGGATGATTGGGATATAACTCGTGAGGACTACTGGGGCTTTAAGCTTCCCTTTAAGGAGGCCGAGGAGGATCAGTACGCCTATGTCTGGGTGGATGCACCCATAGGCTATATAGCTTCCACTGTAAACTACAGTAAGCGGACGGGGGTAAGTTGGGAAAGGTATTGGAGGAATTCTTACGCTAGGATAGTCCACTTCATAGGAAAGGATATCATCTACCATCACTTCATATTTTGGCCGGCATTACTACTAGCCGCAGGTTTCCATTTACCCAAGAAGTACGTTGTAAACGGCTACGTAACGTTTGAAGGTGAAAAGCTATCTAAAAGTAGAGGTTGGCTTATACCAGTACGTTACATGACGCAAAGGTACCCAGCTGATTACATAAGGTTTTACGCCGCGTTAAAATCTTCAAATACTATTAAGGATACTGACTTCAGCTTTAAGGAGTTTCAGGAAAGAATTAATGGTGATCTGGCTGATAACATAGGGAACTTCGCCCATCGCGTCCTCCTATTTGCTTATCGCTTCTTTAACGAGGAAGTACCAAAGCCGGGAGAATTTAATGAGGAGGACTTAAGGTTTAAAGAATTCATAGAACGCTTGCCAAATGATGTTGAAAAGACTTACGAGCTAGCCATTTTCTCTAAGTCTCTTGAAAAAATACTGACTGCCTTCGCTGAAGCTAACCGATACCTTAATCTTAAGGAGCCTTGGAGGAAGGTTAAAGAGAACGTTAAGGAAGCTGGAACCACTATATACTTAGCCCTTAACTTCTTAAGGGATGGTATGATTTACCTATACCCAATAATACCAAATATTTCAATAACTGTTCTCGGCTATCTTTACGACGATGTAGGGAAGGAGTTAACATGGTCTTCAACGGGGAAGATGATGCTTAAACCGGGGCAGCGGGTTAAAAAACCGATCCCAGCTGTAAGGAAGATAGCTAACGAAGAAGTTGAAGAAGACCTTAAAGCCCTTAAAAGCGGTAGGTTCGCTGTATCCGTTTAG